One stretch of Columba livia isolate bColLiv1 breed racing homer chromosome 29, bColLiv1.pat.W.v2, whole genome shotgun sequence DNA includes these proteins:
- the LOC135576706 gene encoding SUN domain-containing protein 2-like: MLESVAENVHCSKPPVTNESPAPLKSVLSDDEDEGLQHFLEKLKEYVHELPRDQIKTTKDSSEIRPVQCNGSRSFRTERWGSLEGAGIPQLLEQTLIGTPQLEVPLASEILRRAADLAYQAMREVPDTNAAAQSFTTVNQRPGENYMRFIDHLQEAVNKQVENSEAEEARVLGLAAERRCIYHLGQLGKESLWSTAAQLQDLSKTLPLPDQLHKLQEQLYHLRWSTKDVAEQALQEGLKQAKLPGVTGRAVQEIISQALENLVEIQVPMPDYALKSAGAAVIHSRTSPSFRNAKAKLFFYSLPLMDYMRSPELILEPENYPGNCWPFPGSQGHVFIKLSMPVIPRAVTMDHVSGTAFHGESISGAPKDFAVYGFKEEHEEQGTFLGQFTFLAALNPSQTFQLKNELPGVVNYIRLQVLSNWGHPDYTCLYRFRVHGDPPRDGGDVPVSSINKFH, encoded by the exons ATGCTAGAAAGTGTTGccgagaatgtgcactgttccaaaccccctgttactaatgagTCTCCAGCGCCGCTCAAGTCCGTGTTGTCTGATGATGAGgatgagggtttgcagcattttcttgaaaagctGAAGGAGTATGTGCacgagttgccccgagatcagataaaaaccacgAAAGACTCAAGCGAAATTAGACCTGTGCAATGTAACGGCTCTAGATCGTTTAGGACGGAACGATGGGGTTCATTGGAAGGGGCGGGTATCCCCCAGCTCTTGGAAcagacactaattggcacaccacaattAGAGGTGCCATTAGCTTCTGAAATCCTGCGGCGGGCGGCAGACCTCGCGTATCAAGCTATGAGAGAGGTGCCCGACACCAACGCAGCAGCCCAATCATTTACAACTGTTAATCAGCGTCCCGGTGAGAACTACATGCggtttattgaccatcttcaagaggccgtCAacaagcaggttgaaaactcaGAAGCTGAGGAAGCACGGGTGTTGGGATTAGCAGCAGAACGCCGAT GTATTTACCACTTGGGCCAACTTGGCAAAGAAAGCCTCTGGAGCACTGCAGCACAGTTACAAGACCTGAGCAAAACCCTGCCCCTGCCAGACCAGCTCCATAAGCTCCAGGAACAGCTTTATCATCTGCGCTGGAGCACAAAGGATGTCGCGGAGCAGGCTCTACAGGAAGGACTGAAGCAGGCAAAGCTCCCAGGCGTTACCGGACGG GCTGTTCAGGAGATCATCAGTCAAGCCCTGGAGAATCTGGTGGAAATCCAGGTCCCGATGCCGGATTACGccctgaaatcagcag gGGCTGCTGTCATTCATTCCaggacttctccatccttccGGAACGCCAAAGCCAAACTCTTCTTCTATTCCCTGCCATTGATGGATTACATGAGGTCCCCTGAGCTTATTCTGGAG ccAGAAAATTATCCTGGCAACTGCTGGCCCTTCCCAGGAAGTCAGGGACACGTGTTCATCAAGCTGTCCATGCCAGTCATTCCAAGAGCAGTCACCATGGACCATGTCTCAGGGACAGCGTTCCACGGAGAAAGTATCTCCGGAGCTCCaaaggactttgctgtctaC ggcttcaaggaagaacacgAGGAGCAGGGAACGTTCCTGGGACAGTTCACTTTCCTGGCGGCGCTGAATCCCAGtcagaccttccagctgaag aacgagctccctggggtcgtgaattacatcaggctgcaagtgctgagcaactggggccACCCGGACTACACCTGCCTGTATCGGTTCAGGGTGCACGGTGATCCGCCCAGAGATGGGGGAGACGTTCCTGTTTCTTCTATCAATAAATTCCATTAA